The following proteins are co-located in the Chlorocebus sabaeus isolate Y175 chromosome 21, mChlSab1.0.hap1, whole genome shotgun sequence genome:
- the ZNF467 gene encoding zinc finger protein 467 isoform X1 — protein MRETLEALSSLGFSVGQPEMVPQSEPREGSHNVQEQMSSSREERALGVCSGHKAPTPEEGARTEQAEAPCRGQACTAQKAQPVGACPGDEWMIRKVKVEDEDQEAEEEVEWPQHLSLLPSPFPAPDLGHLAAAYKLEPGAPGALSGLALSGWAPMPEKPYGCGECERRFRDQLTLRLHQRLHRGEGPCACPDCGRSFTQRAHMLLHLRSHRGERPFPCSECDKRFSKKAHLTRHLRTHTGERPYPCAECGKRFSQKIHLGSHQKTHTGERPFPCTECEKRFRKKTHLIRHQRIHTGERPYQCAQCARSFTHKQHLVRHQRVHEAAGPARPSPDASASPHATAPSPTLSPPGPKPFACSDCGLSFGWKKNLATHQCLHRSEGRPYGCNECALGATVDPPAAEPLASAPGGPGCGPGSDPVAPQRAPSGERSFFCPDCGRGFAHGQHLARHRRVHTGERPFACTQCDRRFGSRPNLVAHSRAHSGARPFACTQCGRRFSRKSHLGRHQAVHTGSRPHACAVCARSFSSKTNLVRHQAIHTGSRPFSCPQCGKSFSRKTHMVRHQLIHGEAAHAAPDAALAAPAWSPPPEVAPPPLFF, from the exons ATGAGAGAGACCTTGGAGGCCCTCAGCTCCCTGG GATTCTCTGTGGGACAGCCAGAGATGGTCCCCCAAAGTGAGCCCAGGGAAGGATCCCATAATGTCCAGGAGCAGATGTCCTCTTCTAGGGAAGAGAGAGCACTGGGGGTGTGCTCAG GGCACAAGGCCCCCACACCGGAGGAAGGTGCCCGCACAGAACAAGCCGAGGCTCCCTGCAGAGGCCAGGCGTGCACAGCACAGAAGGCTCAGCCTGTGGGTGCCTGCCCAG GAGACGAGTGGATGATTCGGAAGGTGAAGGTGGAGGATGAGGAtcaggaggcagaagaggaggtCGAATGGCCTCAGCATCTATCGTTACTTCCCAGCCCCTTTCCTGCGCCTGACCTGGGGCATCTGGCTGCCGCTTACAAACTGGAGCCAGGGGCCCCGGGGGCACTGAGTGGGCTCGCGCTGTCCGGGTGGGCTCCGATGCCCGAGAAGCCCTACGGCTGTGGGGAGTGTGAGCGGCGCTTCCGGGACCAGCTGACGTTGCGACTGCACCAGCGGCTGCACCGGGGCGAGGGTCCCTGCGCCTGCCCGGACTGCGGCCGCAGCTTCACGCAGCGCGCCCACATGCTGCTGCATCTGCGCAGCCACCGCGGGGAGCGGCCTTTCCCGTGCTCCGAGTGCGACAAGCGCTTCAGCAAGAAGGCCCACCTGACCCGCCACCTGCGCACGCACACGGGCGAGCGGCCCTACCCGTGCGCGGAGTGCGGCAAGCGCTTCAGCCAGAAGATCCACCTGGGCTCGCACCAGAAGACCCACACTGGCGAGCGGCCCTTCCCCTGCACAGAATGCGAGAAGCGCTTTCGCAAGAAGACGCACTTGATTCGGCACCAGCGCATCCACACTGGCGAGAGGCCTTACCAGTGCGCGCAGTGCGCACGCAGCTTCACGCATAAGCAGCACTTGGTGCGGCACCAAAGGGTGCACGAGGCGGCCGGCCCGGCCAGGCCCTCTCCCGACGCGTCCGCTTCTCCTCATGCCACTGCCCCGTCCCCCACCCTATCCCCTCCCGGGCCAAAGCCTTTCGCCTGCTCCGACTGCGGCTTGAGCTTCGGCTGGAAAAAGAACCTCGCCACGCACCAGTGTCTGCACCGCAGCGAGGGTCGCCCCTATGGGTGCAACGAGTGCGCACTGGGCGCCACCGTGGATCCCCCCGCCGCCGAGCCCCTGGCCAGCGCGCCTGGCGGACCGGGCTGCGGCCCAGGATCCGATCCTGTGGCGCCCCAGCGCGCCCCCTCGGGCGAGCGGTCCTTTTTCTGCCCGGACTGCGGGCGCGGCTTCGCCCATGGGCAGCACCTGGCGCGGCACCGGCGCGTGCACACGGGCGAACGGCCCTTCGCCTGCACGCAGTGTGACCGCCGCTTCGGCTCGCGGCCCAATCTGGTCGCCCACTCCAGGGCCCACAGCGGCGCCAGGCCTTTCGCCTGCACTCAGTGCGGCCGCCGCTTCAGCCGCAAGTCGCACCTGGGCCGCCACCAGGCGGTGCACACGGGCAGCCGCCCCCACGCCTGCGCCGTCTGCGCCCGCAGCTTCAGCTCCAAAACCAACCTAGTCCGCCACCAGGCGATCCACACAGGTTCCCGCCCCTTCTCCTGCCCACAGTGCGGAAAGAGCTTCAGTCGCAAGACCCACATGGTGCGGCACCAGCTCATTCACGGCGAAGCCGCCCATGCGGCCCCGGACGCCGCCCTCGCGGCCCCAGCCTGGTCCCCTCCCCCAGAGGTGGCGCCGCCCCCACTCTTTTTCTGA
- the ZNF467 gene encoding zinc finger protein 467 isoform X2 produces MSRSRCPLLGKREHWGCAQHQWGPLAICDVSRVLEVSYSLPGHKAPTPEEGARTEQAEAPCRGQACTAQKAQPVGACPGDEWMIRKVKVEDEDQEAEEEVEWPQHLSLLPSPFPAPDLGHLAAAYKLEPGAPGALSGLALSGWAPMPEKPYGCGECERRFRDQLTLRLHQRLHRGEGPCACPDCGRSFTQRAHMLLHLRSHRGERPFPCSECDKRFSKKAHLTRHLRTHTGERPYPCAECGKRFSQKIHLGSHQKTHTGERPFPCTECEKRFRKKTHLIRHQRIHTGERPYQCAQCARSFTHKQHLVRHQRVHEAAGPARPSPDASASPHATAPSPTLSPPGPKPFACSDCGLSFGWKKNLATHQCLHRSEGRPYGCNECALGATVDPPAAEPLASAPGGPGCGPGSDPVAPQRAPSGERSFFCPDCGRGFAHGQHLARHRRVHTGERPFACTQCDRRFGSRPNLVAHSRAHSGARPFACTQCGRRFSRKSHLGRHQAVHTGSRPHACAVCARSFSSKTNLVRHQAIHTGSRPFSCPQCGKSFSRKTHMVRHQLIHGEAAHAAPDAALAAPAWSPPPEVAPPPLFF; encoded by the exons ATGTCCAGGAGCAGATGTCCTCTTCTAGGGAAGAGAGAGCACTGGGGGTGTGCTCAG CACCAGTGGGGCCCTTTGGCCATCTGTGATGTCTCCAGAGTCCTTGAGGTATCCTATTCTCTGCCAGGGCACAAGGCCCCCACACCGGAGGAAGGTGCCCGCACAGAACAAGCCGAGGCTCCCTGCAGAGGCCAGGCGTGCACAGCACAGAAGGCTCAGCCTGTGGGTGCCTGCCCAG GAGACGAGTGGATGATTCGGAAGGTGAAGGTGGAGGATGAGGAtcaggaggcagaagaggaggtCGAATGGCCTCAGCATCTATCGTTACTTCCCAGCCCCTTTCCTGCGCCTGACCTGGGGCATCTGGCTGCCGCTTACAAACTGGAGCCAGGGGCCCCGGGGGCACTGAGTGGGCTCGCGCTGTCCGGGTGGGCTCCGATGCCCGAGAAGCCCTACGGCTGTGGGGAGTGTGAGCGGCGCTTCCGGGACCAGCTGACGTTGCGACTGCACCAGCGGCTGCACCGGGGCGAGGGTCCCTGCGCCTGCCCGGACTGCGGCCGCAGCTTCACGCAGCGCGCCCACATGCTGCTGCATCTGCGCAGCCACCGCGGGGAGCGGCCTTTCCCGTGCTCCGAGTGCGACAAGCGCTTCAGCAAGAAGGCCCACCTGACCCGCCACCTGCGCACGCACACGGGCGAGCGGCCCTACCCGTGCGCGGAGTGCGGCAAGCGCTTCAGCCAGAAGATCCACCTGGGCTCGCACCAGAAGACCCACACTGGCGAGCGGCCCTTCCCCTGCACAGAATGCGAGAAGCGCTTTCGCAAGAAGACGCACTTGATTCGGCACCAGCGCATCCACACTGGCGAGAGGCCTTACCAGTGCGCGCAGTGCGCACGCAGCTTCACGCATAAGCAGCACTTGGTGCGGCACCAAAGGGTGCACGAGGCGGCCGGCCCGGCCAGGCCCTCTCCCGACGCGTCCGCTTCTCCTCATGCCACTGCCCCGTCCCCCACCCTATCCCCTCCCGGGCCAAAGCCTTTCGCCTGCTCCGACTGCGGCTTGAGCTTCGGCTGGAAAAAGAACCTCGCCACGCACCAGTGTCTGCACCGCAGCGAGGGTCGCCCCTATGGGTGCAACGAGTGCGCACTGGGCGCCACCGTGGATCCCCCCGCCGCCGAGCCCCTGGCCAGCGCGCCTGGCGGACCGGGCTGCGGCCCAGGATCCGATCCTGTGGCGCCCCAGCGCGCCCCCTCGGGCGAGCGGTCCTTTTTCTGCCCGGACTGCGGGCGCGGCTTCGCCCATGGGCAGCACCTGGCGCGGCACCGGCGCGTGCACACGGGCGAACGGCCCTTCGCCTGCACGCAGTGTGACCGCCGCTTCGGCTCGCGGCCCAATCTGGTCGCCCACTCCAGGGCCCACAGCGGCGCCAGGCCTTTCGCCTGCACTCAGTGCGGCCGCCGCTTCAGCCGCAAGTCGCACCTGGGCCGCCACCAGGCGGTGCACACGGGCAGCCGCCCCCACGCCTGCGCCGTCTGCGCCCGCAGCTTCAGCTCCAAAACCAACCTAGTCCGCCACCAGGCGATCCACACAGGTTCCCGCCCCTTCTCCTGCCCACAGTGCGGAAAGAGCTTCAGTCGCAAGACCCACATGGTGCGGCACCAGCTCATTCACGGCGAAGCCGCCCATGCGGCCCCGGACGCCGCCCTCGCGGCCCCAGCCTGGTCCCCTCCCCCAGAGGTGGCGCCGCCCCCACTCTTTTTCTGA